CCTGTTCGGTGTCCTCCAAGCAAACAAATGATTTTTCCATGGAACCAGATTATTCTTGGATTGAAAGTGATAAAGCCGAGCCGTGGTGGCGGACAACAGACATAGATGAGTTagcttcttttgtttctcaCAAATCACTCAACCATATTGAGAATTGTGATCTCCCGCCTCCTAAGAAGAAACATCTTACTGGATACCCTTGTTCTAGGGTTATTACTAATGATGACAAAATAAAGACAGCATCTTATAACTTGGAAGGCAAATCCGGAAGGTTTTCCAATTCGAAGCAGGGTCCTTCTGCCAATGAAGGACTCTTGTATTTTGCTTCTGCCAAATTTTCAAGGTATTTTCCTGTTGATATCAAATAGTCACATCAATGCCTTAGGGATTGTAGTTTGAGGTGTGTATTGTTTAATGCCTTGAttgaataaacaacttaattaagcgcttatcatataattgcttatgtataagctatttctataaaaaaaaatagagttaaAATGTTTTCAAATAAGttataagatgtttttctaaGCTATCCCGGAGAGCTTATGGACgtgtcataagctattttcataagttctcatAGTCTCATGTATAGTGTTACACGTGCTTATGTCAGctaataaactcaaataagtcaatacCAAATGGTTCTTAGTAGAACTTGTTGATCTTGCTCTTATGCTTTTTATTTGCTTAATATTTACTTGGACCTACAACTTCATTGCAGTCATACCCCTATACACGAGGATGTCAAGCAGAGTGAACAAAGTTCTGAGGGAAACACCAGCAAAACTCAACTAATGGAGGCATTATGTCACTCTCAAACACGCGCAAGGGAAGCAGAAGAAGCAGCAAAACAAGCTTATGCAGAGAAAGAGCACATTATTGCACTCATTTTTAAACAGGCTTCACAACTTTTTGCGTATAAGCAGTTGATTAAACTGCTGCAGTTGGAAACTCTCTTCAATCAGATTACCAATAATGATCAGTCAACCTCTACTCTCTTTCCGGTGTCTCTTCCGTGGATGTCGTATGAACATAGGAAATCACGGAAGAGAAAGCAGACATATTCCAACAGCAGACGTGATAGAGAAGGCAAGTCAAACTGCGATATTACAACATATGCTGTTGCGATTGCGTTAGGATTAAGTCTTGTTGGGGCAGGCTTGCTATTAGGTTGGACTGTGGGTTGGATGTCGCCTCGTTCGTAGTTCTGTAACATATTTGAATCATTGTCTTGTTTGTCATATTTTATCAGATCTGTCTGTATTTTTGTAGATTAGTTGGTACATAAGCTTTGTAATTTTGTATGTATGTTAATCTTTTTCTGATGATTACAAACAGATATTTCTCTTAAAAAGCCTAGCTAGGACAGTATCCAATGGGTGAATTAGTGTTATATTTTCGACATCCATTCTTGTTTTTGTATAGTATGTTGTTGATTTAAAATAACAAAGTCATGTTGATGATGGATGGAATCAACAAATTTGAATCAATGATTAAGAATCACGTGTGCTTCTATGAATttcaaaacattataattaGATAACAAATATTTATGATCATGAAGGAtagatatatttataaattataaggtgTTTGTTCAGGTTGATAATCAAATGTGACTAGGTCTAAACACAATCAACAGTTGTACTTGTACTTTAGAGTATTTGGTGTGTGCATAATAAATACTTTTAAAAGAATAAACAAGCGAACCCGGAGTATTTACACTACCGGAGTGAGAATAAGGGATTAGGAGCAATGCAAGGTGAGAATAGCAATCACCTAACATGTACTAGCATTTAGTGGGCTGGATGGGCCAGCTTAAGTCTGTATTGGCCCAAATAGCTTAGGGAGAaggaagaaattaaaaaaaaaaaaaaaaaattggaatcaCACACACAGAAAGAAGAAAGGAGAAGATACGTGGTTGATTGAAGAGAAGGAGTTGGAAGTGAGAGAGGAATTCGAAATCGAAATCGAAAAATGGCTGTGATGGAGAAGCTCAAGATGTTCGTTGTTCAAGAACCTGTCGTCGCTGCTTCATGCCTCATCGCTGGCTTTGGTATCTCTCTAAACCCAATCTTAACTAACCTTTCTTTTGTGaataatttcatataaaaaaaatactctattACTGCTATAATTAGGGTTTATCGTTGATTGATTTAGCTTCAAATCCATTCAATTGATTATTGTGATTCATTCATTGAATCGAACGCTGCAATTTGATGTACAGAAAATTATACAAATCTGtaattttggtttttgtctGATACGCACCACTCTCAACATCTTCATTGTTAGCTGTATGAGTGTCACCGAGCAAATCATTTGGATGTGATatacaaaattttattaacaaaatgtGTTTCTGCTATATTTCATGAATTGCAAATGTGGGTCTTAAACTCCATACTCGATTGAATTGGCCACATGAGATCATGTTGTCGGTTATCATTTACATCAAAATCATGAAAAACTATGTTTGTTTGGAAGTTGATTATCTTGTCTAATCACCACCTATGCCTAATCACCTATGCCTTTTATTTGGTCAGATAGATTACATTATAAATGCAACCAATTTCAAGTTGTTTATTGATTATCTTGTCTAAAATAGTGCTAAGTTACAGCTATCTGTTTGATTCTCTTAGATCCCTGACTGGGTGCTGGGAAGGGCATAAATCCCAATAAGATGTTACCTTTGGTGGTCTTAAATTGATTCGTGTTCTATATAACCGGTTTATATTGTGTCACGTTTCTGCTTCAAATTAGATTTGGCATACGGTTGAACCTGTTTCTTGTTGGATGTCGTTGTTTTCTATTAACATGCTATTAACTTACTGTTGTGAAATTTTCTGCAGGCCTTTTTCTACCGGCTGTTGTGAGGCCTATTCTGGACTCATATCAAACAACAAAGCCACCTCCTCAACCTGCTTTGAGCGACGTGAGTGTTTCTTTTGGCTTTAACTTTTTTGCAGTATTGTTTTGAAACCGAATAAtttgtataaatttttaatatttatctcATCATGACGGAGTAACATTATCTATACTAATTTCTAGTTTGTATTGCTATGTCCTCAAATCCAAAGGGTTCCAATTTGCTATCTTCTGTTTTTTCTGAATCACTTGTAATAAGAGCCTTTAGTGGAAGTTTGTTGTGGAAGAAGTAGAGTTTCAGCAAAAACCATCCCCTacattcagtttttttttcacCAGTATAACTTGAGACAAAGCGCCCAGTGTTTTTAAGTGCCCGCAACTACAATAGATGTAAACCAGCCATTAGTTGCAGGAATAGCTCTCTTGATGTTGTTTTAGATGCGCTCGCTAGTACCATTTACTTTTATGGTTTTCTTATATTGGTACCCTGTGTCATTGCAGGTGGTTAACGGTATGACAGGTCAAAAGTAAGCTGATTTACTTGAGATACAAGGGGATAATTGCCAACTTCTCTGCTTGAACTTTTTTTCGTTATGTGAGTAATAAAGTACCTAGTTACAAAACATTTGATTGAACATCCATTTGTAACACAATCTATCAGTTCCAGAGACTTCATTTCATATTTAGGTTAAGTGTTTGGTTGAATGTCAGCTTATTCTGCTGCCTGATTGATTTTGCCTTTACTAGCAAATGCACTTTATGAATTGTTCCTCTAGTGACAATATGAAGGAGTTTTGTTTAGCTGACTGGAATACATGAGTAATGTTTATAAATGAATTGGCACAAATACTTCTTGATGTTATTTTAGCTTGTCATGATATCATGCTTTCACTAGGATTTAGATAATCTCCTTTTCCTCTCATTTTCACATTCATGTTAGGTGTTAGGAGAGAGTGACACAAAAAATAACTTTATTAACCCTacattcaaaatcaaaattgggTAAACAATTTCCTGTCTCTCTATTCACTACTGAAATAAAACATTGTAGGACTGAAAAAATGAAAGTACATAAGTGGTGCAAATGGtttatatatgtaattattGCGTGAAtgagtatatttttatatttaatgtatgaaAAGATAGCTAATTCAATTTCACATTTTGTTGTTTGAATtaaaaaactagtttaaagtttaagtttattttaaccATCTCAAACTTGTTGCTCGCTTACCTTCCATccatgtgtaattatcttgaccgtctcaaactttttttttttaataataaaagatttataagtaaatttataCTTTAATTGGTTAGATgcatttggaaaaaaaaattaaatctgtTAGAGACAATATccaatgttaaaaaatttattattaatttgtatataAGTTTCATATAATTGTTGTTATATGATAATTAGTGTTGAAATTACATTTTCTATACTTTATGAGATCTTATAATATACTGTCAGTTTGTCTatgatatataatttattattatcctTAATCAACAGTTTAtgctaatttatttttcaaacttaTGCGCTATTGTCGTCACCGTAAGcgatatttttatgaaaatgaaaactaaAGATATGTTGAAtggaaaagaaaaggagaaaacATCTAGGCATTTCATAAATTCATAAGATTATTGTATGAAAATTGCAACTTGACATATTGAAAACAGAATATAGatttaaatcaataaataaatccaaATGTAATTTTGCCCTCAATTTTATTGGTATGCTACTAGTAGAAGCATACGTGAACTGTAGCCAATTCAATGGAGTTACAACTTGGAAAAATTTCTGTCCATAAATATCATTTTCACTGGACATCAGGCGAAAAAGTCATAAAAGTGGTTGAAACTTCACTTGTTATTTGGCTCTAATAAAGACAAGCACTAGAGAGAATTAGGAAGCAAATGGAATGGAAAAAAGGAGAAGGAAATGATAAAAGAGACATGATTGCAATTATGCAAGGGAAGAGAGTAGTAGTAATTGTCACATTACTAATTGAGATACACCTATTACTAAATTCTACTAGTTGGTAAAAAAACCATGTACAACTTATCACCATCTCACTAGAAAACAGAGACTTCAGCATGAACTAACCCCACACACACTTTTACAATAGCGTAGCAGCAGGAAAAGCTAGTTGTGTTGTGTCTTCCACTATAATGAACATGTCATAGTTATCATCACATACATAAAGATAATATAGTACAGATGATGCCCTGGATAGTTTTGCAGACACATGATTCTTTACCGGCAAAATCTCAAAGCCTAAGGCCATtcccatctttcttcttcagcCTTTTGCTCCTCCATTTAAGTGGAACCACCTGCTTCATCCCTTGACGGATGGTTGTCTGCAAATCAAAAATTAGAAGATCATTTGCATCTGCATTGTAATAATGATAACAACATATATTTCACGCAAATACgaacaaattaatcaaattaatacAGTTCCACAAGACACAGGACACACGACTTTTGCGACACGCCGAAGAAACATGCATGAAAAAAGAGTTAAAGCTTACCCAGACACGAGACTTGCCCTGATGAGAGAGGCTGGAAGAGCTCCCAGAACGTTTCATCATCTTGTTGTGAGTGACAGTAGGTTCTGCAATGCCAATGGTTCCAGTAGAAGAAGATGGAAAAACATGACTACCCCCACTGATCTGATCTCTTTTGACATTTTTCCTCCAAGAACCGAACCAAGCACTGTCTCTTTTGATAAAGACATCCATAGTACTACCAAGTAACCCTCTATCACTACTAAAAGAACCATAGCAACTGTTGTCTTCGTCAATTTTAAAAGACGGTGACCGGAATCTGTTGCTGGATACATAAGGACCCTGCTGCAAAAGAGTTGGAGATGGCACTAGCAACCTCGGAGGAAGCTCTAAACATTTTTCAGTGGGATTGATGAAGGGGACAAGAGCATTGCAAAGCCTCGGCTTTCCGGGTTCTTGTTCCCAGCGAAAGGGTACTGAACCTGAGGTTTGCAGTGGTGGAGTCACCGTTCCAGGTCTCTCTGGGGACTCCATTTGCTTTTGCAATGGTGAGACAGAGAACAAAGGGAGCCTTGGTATGCTGCTCTCTTGCTCTGATGCCTTTGCTTCAGAAACCATCACACTTACTCTCAAACTGTCTTTGTTTTGAGGGTTGGGATGTGATGTGGTCAGGACTCAGGAAAATAATAATGAAGGGGAAATGATTTATATAAAACGGGAAAAAATGATCATTTGGTGAGTGAGTAGAGTACTGaaatgaatttgtttgcagaagggGAAAGTATGTGAGGACATTATTAGGTGAGAAGACCAAATATGTATTGTGTGTTACTTTCCGTTTTGTCTTAGTGTGCAGTATTATATTACCGATACTACCCTTACCTTTTTtacaagtaaaaataaaattatagtggAAGATTACCcgtcactttaagctacaaatTTTGCTCGTTCATAGAACACTTACAAAAGTAATTATAGTTACCGCAACAAGAGAAATTAGTAAAGCTTAAGCTCACAAAATGTTACATGCATACCACATACTACATTGTTATTTGAACCTGTAACATGCTGAGCAAATAATACACTATCATTTGTTGGTTTgccttaaaaatataagtaaagaAATTATGTGTAATGCaattttttaattgtatttaaGCCCACTCTAGAGATCATCATGATCATGCCACCCTTAGCATATTTGTCTTGTGTCAAAAATTGACAGACCGATGACATTTTCATCATTTGAAAAGTAACAAAAAGTAGCCACTCACTTAGACCACTGCTATCACTCCATTTTACACGAGGACAAAAATTCTGCAAAGCAAGACTATTTTGTCGGCATACTATAAGTAAGTGGGTGTAAAggtatatacatatatgttattttagacaacaaaaaaaaaaaaaaaaaaacttatactaCTGTATACCTTTACTCTCATTGTATGAATATCAAAATTTGAGCTACATTGTCAACGCTGCATAAAAATGTTGTTTTATTTCTTAAGACTACAATTTGTACCGAAACATAAGGTGATTATATCTTGCCATGCCATTGCCATTATAAGCTTTGGATGCCAAATTCATTTGGATTGACAAGTGAAAGTGACGTATCGTTAATTCATTCCTGTTTGCTACCGAACACCATTATATAGATCTCCTTCAATAATTGCTAATACATATATGAGATGTCAACAAATATCACATATCAGCTTCATCTAATTTACGTAAGTACCCAAACTATTTATCCCTTGAAACATGCTTAACGTTGATTCTAAGTTGATTTCCTTGTTAATCATTATTCTtacaagttatttttatatggtGATAAGTTTTCAACACAAGTTACTAGAGGACAATAACTTCTTCATTTGACCTAAAAACTTGGAGCAAAGATTACCATATCACCCTAATAAATTTTGGAATGTTACACTcacccccttaaaagaatttcatTTCCAAAATTTCGTGGCCAACTAATAACTCTGAGCGTTTGCTGCgctacttttatatttttgtaagaaaaaaaatattttaaccacATTAACATTGTTAAATATATTGGTGTATTTACTATATTAggataaatacaaaataaaaaaaatattaacttaggagtaaaaaaataaaaattacgaAGGTGAACTTTTTTATGAATGatacattaataataataataggcaaaaatgaggggaaaaattataaaaagaacaCCATAAAATTATGAGAGGGTTCTGGATAGGAAATAAGGGCTATGAGTATTTTCTATCTATACTTGACTAATTTATACGATAATTTCTCTTCAGGCTCCCGTGTTTCTTTTTCACGCCTTGGATTTCGTTTTTTCTCTTCGATAAGAACTTCGGTTTATGTTTACCGAATTtcttttgccttgaaaaaataaaatcgtTTTCTGTTTACCAaaattttcctgaatttgaattataaaaaacttcggtttctacaaactgaaatttttaaggtaaaattgaattttaggGGGTAACAAAGAATCACATGGTGCCTAAAGAGAAATTATCAATTTATACGGGCTTATAGAAAAAGCCCAATCTAATTTGGTCTGAGTGGGCTCAGGCTTCAACTCGTGGAAATAGAAAGCGAAACGCAGTCGTTTAAgataagaaaaaagaataaccgtctttttttttttatatataagattgCAAAAGCCAAAAGGTATAATAAACTGCGAAGCGATCTAATCCGAATACACTGAATctgtttcattcattcattcttcttTCTTAAAATTCATAGTTATCGTTCGTTGTTCTGCGTTTTCTCCAAAACATGGCCACGGCTTCAGGTATATCTCTTTTTCCCCCAattcaattttagggtttcttaTTCTCTTAGGTTTCCGTTAATTCGTTCATCTGCGAATCGATCAACATGGTAGCGAACGCTCAATctgtttcaattttattttgtacccaaaaaaaataggGTTAGGGTTCATTGATTGAAAATTCtttgtaatttcaattttaacatGATCGTGtactttgaaatttgttttagttAGACGGTTTATTAAATTTgattggtgtgaattgcagttGCATTCAAATCCAGGGAAGATCATAGGAAACAGATCGAACTCGAGGAAGCCCGTAAGGCCGGGCTTGCACCTGCTGAGCTTGATGAAGATGGCAAGGAAATCAATCCCCATATTCCTCAGTATATGTCCTCCGCACCTTGGTATCTTAACGCTGAGAGACCCGTAAGTTTTTCCCCTCcctcttatttttcttaattagttTTTGAGAATCTTATAGAATTTTGTGAGGAAGGTTAGAAAGATTCTAGATGAAAATTTGTTGTACTTATGTTCAAAATATGAAGGAGAAATAATTTAGTGTAGAAATCGATGAGAGAAGCATCTCATAATTGATAAACatacataattttaaaactGAAGATGAGCTTAGTTGTACTACAGCGACAAATTCTTAATTAATTACGTAGAATTGGTATAAAGATCAATGGAGTGCAAAACATTTATTATGTCTTAGTGTTGTAAGATGAATCCGTTATAATCTCTTGGTGTAGTGTGTTGAGTGGAATGAATTATTGTGTTTATTAAGTATAGGTATACAGTAGCAAGTGATATTGTCCCAATTTATCATAAAGGGGTTTGATGGGTTGAATTTTCATGTATATAGATGTATATTATGTTGGTCTATGTTACACGAATTGAATGCTATTTTGCTCTAAGATTTTCTGCACATTCGTAGCATTTATGCTATGACTAAtgcttattaatatatttttgtcctTTCAAATCAAAAGAATTggtattataattttataaagcaCAATCTTTAAGTCAAGTAGCAAAACCTATATTCCTCTTGAACCCCCTTTTCAAGTGTTGAGGAGAAAGGACAATTTTGACCAACTTTTGTAGCTACTTGaataataatgttatttaattCTATTCTAATTAGAATGATATGCAATCTCTGGATTTTATAATGATTAGTTGAAGTATTTTCACTTTCTTAAGAATAATGACCTAGATGAACAAATTtttgttcaaaaatataatatacgGTTAAATGTCATTGAGGTATGCCTAATGCGATACTGTTATTTACTGTTAAATATAGCTGTTGCTTAAAGTTAACACAACAAATTGTAAatcatattaaatatatatattttccaaCGATTATCTTTTTGTGTGCCTACTGGTTCGCAACTAGTATTTGATATATAAAAACTAACATATTCTTCTGTTTTCTTCCTTCCAATTGTAGAGTTTGAAACATCAAAGGAAATGGAAGTCTGATCCCAATTACACAAAATCATGGTACGATAGAGGTGCCAAAATATTTCAGGCCAACAAGTACAGGAAAGGTGCCTGTGAGAAGTAAGTGATCTCTTTCACTATTTCAAAAGGCGTGTGTGTTTGTGTGCTGTGCCTTCTAATGTTATGGATGCTTCTTGTCTATCAACTtaataagaaaatgaaattaagtATATGGCATCTGTCTTGGACTGTGTGTGTA
This genomic interval from Trifolium pratense cultivar HEN17-A07 linkage group LG6, ARS_RC_1.1, whole genome shotgun sequence contains the following:
- the LOC123889553 gene encoding uncharacterized protein LOC123889553, with protein sequence MAAAEARTLWQRTANRCFVQEDAKRAPKLACRQSSCAASQLVDPGPVNTADASDGAAINATHFNIKSSFSHPSSDPRWWLHLQPNHGYKKGLTNEKLSALEEEVETLIASDESKFSCKNSLAFPELMDVMSKHEIMEIDSIACSVSSKQTNDFSMEPDYSWIESDKAEPWWRTTDIDELASFVSHKSLNHIENCDLPPPKKKHLTGYPCSRVITNDDKIKTASYNLEGKSGRFSNSKQGPSANEGLLYFASAKFSSHTPIHEDVKQSEQSSEGNTSKTQLMEALCHSQTRAREAEEAAKQAYAEKEHIIALIFKQASQLFAYKQLIKLLQLETLFNQITNNDQSTSTLFPVSLPWMSYEHRKSRKRKQTYSNSRRDREGKSNCDITTYAVAIALGLSLVGAGLLLGWTVGWMSPRS
- the LOC123889555 gene encoding uncharacterized protein At4g00950-like, whose amino-acid sequence is MVSEAKASEQESSIPRLPLFSVSPLQKQMESPERPGTVTPPLQTSGSVPFRWEQEPGKPRLCNALVPFINPTEKCLELPPRLLVPSPTLLQQGPYVSSNRFRSPSFKIDEDNSCYGSFSSDRGLLGSTMDVFIKRDSAWFGSWRKNVKRDQISGGSHVFPSSSTGTIGIAEPTVTHNKMMKRSGSSSSLSHQGKSRVWTTIRQGMKQVVPLKWRSKRLKKKDGNGLRL
- the LOC123889554 gene encoding uncharacterized protein LOC123889554, with amino-acid sequence MAVMEKLKMFVVQEPVVAASCLIAGFGLFLPAVVRPILDSYQTTKPPPQPALSDVVNGMTGQK